A region of the Aphelocoma coerulescens isolate FSJ_1873_10779 chromosome 1, UR_Acoe_1.0, whole genome shotgun sequence genome:
GTCCAACCAAGGACGGGACTCCACAACCTTTCTGGgcaagctgtgccagtgctcggCCATCCACACAGTGACAAAGTGTTCCCTGATGTTCAGAGGGACCCTCCTGTGTTTCATTTTGTGCCCAATGCCTTTGCTCCTGCCACTGGGCACACAGGTCCTCTCCCTGTTTTGTTCACTTCATCCACACAACCACCCATCTGATAGCCCTCCTTGGGATTCCCAGATGAAACCAGGGTCTACATTCCTGGTGACAAAACAACTGCAGTGCAGCAGATCAGCAGAAACCAGTTTGCAAACTCGGAAGTTAGTCCCTTCCTTGGGGCAAAACGTTTAACTTTTCCCAACTCCCATTCCTCTCCTTGCTTTTACAGCCTCGGAGGAAAAAGACCTTTCGTATTGAAATAGTGATTTAACAGACCTGATCCCCTCCTGAttttcctccctgcctgccaccACATGCTGTGGGCAGACAGTAAAAAATTCCTGCAGGTGccagagaagcagctgcttcccaagatttcccagctgcttcccaTTTCCCAGCCACTGGGAATGTGTTTTGAGGAAAAAGAAGTGCAGTGCTTAATAATGCGTACTCATTTAAATGGATCCTCCAACGTAGTGACAAATCATGTCCAAACCCCAGCTCCACGAGCAAGTCAGCAGGGCAGAGGAAACAGCttttgctccaggctgggagGTCAAGCTTCACTCAGGATCTGTTCCTCTGACTGAACTATTTATAGTCTGAATTTGGGTtgctattttattctttttgcatAAACTTTCCAAGTCTAATTGGGGAAAGCTGTCAATTAGTGGTTCACCTCATTCCAAAATATTCACTGTTCACAGCAGTCTGAAagtcagaatgaaaaaaaaacatgagAAAACCTGATAAACAGACATTGAATTATTTGGATCTTTCTGAAACAACACCCTCTGCAGAAAAAGTATCCagtagagaaaacagaaaattaatgagGTATGCACTTACCTGTCCCAAGCCCTGAAAAAGCCAGCAGCTGAAGTGCCATAGCTGGAATCTACTCCCCCTCTAGGCTGAGGGCTGATGTATCCACAAGGAGGGTGccatggggcagcagcagtgatgCTATGGGAAGGACACTCAAGGCTGGCAGTGGGATGGAGTTTCAGCAGTAAAATCCCTGCAATTTCCCAGGAGAGCAACCTAAGGAGAAAATACTGCAAAGGAGAGCTTGCAAGTTGTTTGGACTATTTGGTTTGGGCCCCACACAAGGCTGTGGGCACGACACACATCTGGAAATGATTATGACCCAGCATCAATATCTGAACTTGCTGGAAGGCAACATGCAATGCTAGTGTAGCTGTTTGAACTCCTCACTCCTGCCTTGAAAATAGTCTCGAGTTTGTCGCCAGGAATGCTGGGTGAGGTTGCAGGAAGCAACAAATAAGTCCTTTTTATTTATCCAGAATCATGGGTGAGGCAGAGAACAGAGCAATGTGGGAAAGCAAAACcgtgaaaaggagaaaaggaatgaAACCAGGTGTGGAAACCATTTCCActcatcaggatggtgataagGCCACAAAACAAAAGGTTTAGCAATATTCTGCTGTGTATCTCCTCTGAGAGAGAATGGATTTTCCCTCTAGAAGGGCGTGGCTTAAACTTCTAGAAATAAGTGGtttaaaagaaagacaaaacactCACAAATTTGCAAACCTACGTGTGGTGTTTCTATCTCATTATCTCCTTGCATAGTTAAATATCTATAGGCTTTCCTGGGCTCCTGTACTCTTTAATCTTTGTCCAGTGAGTCCATTCAATTTCAGTCACAATAAATGAATCCAGCAGATCAACAAACACTGTTGTGGGAACTCCAAAAAGCATCAATGCTACGGAAAGTTTGCTCAGCCAAATAAAAAACCAGCACCAATTAGAGCAGAGAACAGCAGTCAAAGGAGTGCAGAATCTCTGTCAAATATTTCCTACGCCTTCTTTTCCCTTGCTTTCAGAGAGGAGATGAGAATATTATAAGCTCCAGGACACTGATTTTCCTCTTAGGAAGTGGTAGAACAAGTGTTTTGTTAGAAAACTTTTTTGCCATGTGAAATAATtccaaataaattttaaataaaaaatatttgaagttttGCAACTcagaaaagctgatttttcttGTTGTAAAAAGCCACGTTACTGTAAAGTTGAGATTCAAGAAAAACTACCAGACACAAAACttccctaaaaataaaaaaatcagcgATTTAAGTAAAACCACCATTAATAATTCACTGAATGGCATTACTTATCTTTTCTGCATCCAGTCTTCAAGCTGCGAGTTCAGCAAACACTCAACTTTTAACTTGATCTGTGTCTCTTCAACCATACTAATATGGAAAGTGATGATTTTTTTACTTCCATCTTAGAGATCTGGTCCTATTAAACTTGGGTTTATTTATTCAATCTACCTGCAAATGATGCTCACTTTTGTATACAAATTTCTTTCAACCTCTATATACCAGCAATAAAAACTAAATGCAAATAATGAAAATGAAGCAGTCCACAAGGATGTTACTTGTGTTTATACAAAAACACTTCCTTTAAACAATTATTAAGAGGCTACCTCATTTCAAAATGATGGTTTGGAAACAGCTATGTTGAAATGTGAACAAGCACATAAAAAACCTTCATTCTCCCTGGATTAGTTGGGGGAAGCTCATTTCCTGTAAAATAAATTACCTTCTCCAGAGCACACCATCTAACAGTAAGAATGAGAAGAGAGTAAAAAGACCACTGAACACCACCAAACATTCCAGTGCATATTTACTAGACCTATTATCTATGAAATAGATTGACACTTCCATATCCAAATTACAAGTTTCTAATAAAATACCAAACTTCAAGAGAATTGGTTCAATTCTTTGCAGAGGAAAGTGCTGCTGCAGTCACAGAGAAATATGAACATTTATTGAACACCTAAGGCCACAGAAGTGAAAATTTCAGCTGCTGTCAGAAGAATCTACCACACACAAAACAAGTCTTTGCTGCAAACAAGAGCATCAACTGAGCAGCTTAAGAAGGGGTTTGCAGAGCTTCATCTTGGACCCCATTTGATGTCTTTTACACCGTGAAATTGCCTTTTCAGAGCATGGTTGTCTGCCCACTCAGCATTTAGAAATgagtcgtcgtcctcctcctccagttTCTGTGGCAgagaggggagggaggtggTGAGGGACACAGCCTGAGCTCTATcggagcagctcagctctcagGCTCCAAAAGAACACTTAccttcagctcctcctgcttcctGTAGTAGTACAGCATCATCTCTTTTTGCTCCTCATGACTGATCACAGGCTCCCGCCCTGGAGCTCCTTGTCCTTTCTGGAAGGGAAATTGTAAACGTTGCCGATGGCATTTGTGATACAAAGGAGAAGCTGCTACACAAAGACATCAAAAACCTTTCTTCAGACAACTGGATTGTCAAATTTAATAAAGTCCCTCAGGACAGGAAAATAAATgctgagaaactgcttctgcattcatagaatcccagaacggtttgggttggaagggacgttGAAGATCATTTAattccaagcccctgccatgggcagggacactttccactagcccagattgctccaagccctgtccaacctggccttggacacttccagagatccaggggcagccacagcttctctgggaaacctgtgccagggcctcactactCTTGCAGGGAAGTAAGGGTTGTTTTTTCAAGTGAGgtttattttttcatctctGTATCTGAATCATGCTGTCAATTTTGTGGACATCAGTGGAACATGCCACCAGGATTGAGTCTATTTTACTTAAGTTTCCACTCTAAAAGACATAATACATCTGTTTTAATGTCACTCTAGACATTTCAGGATGTGCCCATATCTTTAGCGCCCCTGCTAATACAGACACAGGATGGCTTAGCACTCAGTAAGGCAGGGAAGTACGGGAGTTACAAACCACTACATATAAAAGGAAATTGCTTATCCAGGCTACTGGGCTCCTGGAAGAAATGATGGACCAAGCAGAAAACACCTGCTGTCAgcaactgcaaacacagcatCTTGCACGGAGATAGTGGATGCTCTCAAGAATGAACAGGGTCTGAGGCAGTTTAGGCAGAGAGAAACTCCTGTACTGCACCGCATTCTTTGAGCGGTTCCTTCAGCTAATTAAACAGACAACATTCCTGGGACCCCAGACTTTAGTGGCTACTGAGATGCCACACCATTTTCCAGTGACCctgagaggaaagagaaagcaatTCTGATCTTCTAAGTGACAAACACATAAATCACCTGACTTACCCCCTCTCAGGGATGCACTGCAGAACCTGCAGGTGGCAAGATTGGCCATAAAACTTTTCAGTTTGTATTTCATCTATTCTTTAAATACCTCTTTGTACCTGACAAAAACACTATGGAGCAAGAAGTAGCAACTATAGTACATGACTGACAGGCTAAAGAATTACTGAAGAAAAACCCAAGAGTATAATCCATTCAAACCATAAAATAGATGTACAGTTTTAAGATGCTCAAGCTGGAACTAATCTAATCCATTTTATATTCCTAGGGATAGTTCTCTCCCACAGAGAACAGACAACCAAGGGTGAGGAACTTGTAGAGAAATCTCCAAGCAATACTCACTTTCTGGATCTTGACAATGATGgttgttttctcatttttgccTACGTAGTCAGagagcaactttgtttcttccaACTGCTTTCCTGCCCACCACAGCTGTGCTTCCGATTCTTTTATAACTTCGGTTCCAGCCTGTGACAAAATAAATAAGGTGAAGAGTTGGGGAGTGTTGTTTCTTGCTTTCTATTTtccaaaaccagatttttttttctgggaaaaaaaaaaaaaatcattctggaATTCCTTACATGAAGTGTAATTTTACACTCTACTTCTAGATCTTTCTCCTCATACTCATCTAtggcatttttatttatattccaTTCAATCTTGGTCTAATAGAAACATTTTGGGCAACAAATTCTCCATATTGGAGGTGAAAACAGCCTTCACTGATATGATGAAGAACAGCATAGCCCATGTTTAACTCAGGGACTACATATAAAGGGAATACATCACTGCATACATGAGTTCCTGAcaagtcttctttatcttcgaACTCCATCCTAATTGGATCATGTGGAGGCAATCCCATTGGATACACAATCATCACAGCCCCTCGGAGCTGCTCCAACGCATCTTTCACCGTCTCCATATTAACACACACATTGGCCTGAACTTGTTTCTGAAATACAGACAAGGATCATTGGCAATACAAACAAACCTGCAGAGAGACTTTGCTTTGTGCCCAGTTCAAAGGTTCAGTGATGGGATATCTGAGCAGAGCTAACAGGCTGCCCAAAGATATTAGGAGTGCAAATTTCCTCATTGGAATACTGACTCAGGAGTACATCTCTCACCTTTGGTGCCTCTGTTTAGCCTGCTTACATGGGATGGgggaggaaacaaaaaaaggacaTCTTCACTAAATTGTGCAGGAAACAACGGCCTGTGGGACACAGGACTCAAACCAGGACACATATGACCACAGATACCAGACAGGAATGCTTTGGCTCCAAGCACTTGTGACTCATGAACATGATTCAAGCCAGCAGAATTAAAGCAAGGGATAGAGAAGGGGCTTAAAACTTGAGAAAAAAGTAAAGCACACATGAGAAGTGTAAAGCTTGGCAAATTGCACAGCTCATGCAGAGACACATAAGACCAAGTACTTGAGATCATTCTAAATCCTACTGCACGGATAAAGAAGAAACATGACACATCtggaagagaagaaattaaGTTCTTCCCAATAGATTTAAGAGTTTCTTAAGTACTAGGGTAAGGGAATGTTGCCTCCTTGTGGACGTTCTTGATCTGGCTAACTGGCCAGTGCAACCACAAATACACAGGcacatttcttctcttttgtctTTATCAAGTGGTGAACCAAATAAACCACTTCCCAAACTATCCTTAACTCCATTCACAAATTACTAAATTTGTGTTGCAAAGTCCTACTACAAAAGCTGAAACACAACACAGAGCACCTACAGACCTAGTAATGTGAATTTGAATACCTGAGAGCACCATGCCATCAGGGCAAACCTTGTGCTTGTCTTTGAACGCACACACTCAGCAGGACTGAGCATGAGTCCAAGTGCTTGTCAAACCAAGGCCtaatccctgccccatccctggaagtgttcaaggccaggctggattgagctctgagcaacctggtctagtggaagggcATCCCTAACCATGGCAATGGGGTGGGACTGAATGACCTTTCAAgccccttccaaaccaaatcatctgtgattctgtgataatctAAGAGATTAGAACACATTTTTCAATTAATTACACATAAAAGTCAAAAAACTTCATGAACTCCAAGAACAGCACAGAATGCAGTTAATTTTTCACCAGAAAGCATGACAAGCATTCACCCAAAGAACGTATCGATAGCAAATTGTGTGGATGCGTTCTTTGGGTGAACGTGCTTTAATCATTCCACACGGGCTAGGTTGCCAGCATTCCCTTGGAGTTTAGTATCTGATTCCTTAACCTGTTGAACCACTCACCAAAAGCCTCAAAGAAAATCATTAACCAAAATGTCAGATTTTATTATGCTATTCACTTCATGGCATTTCTCAACAACTGTCAGTCCTTGCACTGAAAAGTCTGGTTTCACTTAAGATGCCCAGCTCCACAGCACTTTTTAGGAAAGCCCCACACACCACTTGAGGAAACTTACCTTAGAGATTAATGCCTTGGCTTCCTCTATTGTCTTCTTTATAACTTGCTGCA
Encoded here:
- the CFAP298 gene encoding cilia- and flagella-associated protein 298 translates to MVRLHVKRGGESQFLLETPGSARLAELAPLAARIHNGRLKVQRLCSEMEELAEHGISLPYNMQGLADEQIKELKLKDEWAEKCVPSGGSIFRKDEMGRRNGFAPNEKMQQVIKKTIEEAKALISKKQVQANVCVNMETVKDALEQLRGAVMIVYPMGLPPHDPIRMEFEDKEDLSGTHAGTEVIKESEAQLWWAGKQLEETKLLSDYVGKNEKTTIIVKIQKKGQGAPGREPVISHEEQKEMMLYYYRKQEELKKLEEEDDDSFLNAEWADNHALKRQFHGVKDIKWGPR